The following are from one region of the Kineococcus aurantiacus genome:
- a CDS encoding DUF1016 N-terminal domain-containing protein, whose protein sequence is MATPQSPRQSPRQSPRSGGELEPAGYVQLLETLKERVRTTQVRAARAANTELLRLYWSIGRDILDRQDHAGWGAKVIDRLAKDLRAAFPDLGGFSVRNLHYMRSFALAWPAEADFVPQAVAQLPWGHVRLLLDRLDEQALRDWYAAAAVQ, encoded by the coding sequence ATGGCCACCCCGCAGTCCCCGCGCCAGTCCCCGCGCCAGTCCCCGCGCTCTGGCGGGGAGCTGGAGCCGGCCGGCTACGTACAGCTGCTGGAGACGCTGAAGGAGCGGGTCCGCACCACCCAAGTCCGCGCCGCCCGCGCCGCCAACACCGAGCTGCTGCGCCTGTACTGGTCCATCGGCCGCGACATCCTCGACCGGCAGGACCACGCCGGCTGGGGCGCCAAGGTCATCGACCGCCTCGCGAAAGACCTGCGGGCCGCCTTCCCCGACCTGGGTGGCTTCTCGGTGCGCAACCTGCACTACATGCGCTCCTTCGCCCTGGCCTGGCCGGCTGAGGCCGACTTTGTGCCACAGGCTGTGGCACAACTTCCCTGGGGCCACGTCCGGCTGCTGCTTGACCGCCTAGACGAGCAGGCGCTGCGGGACTGGTACGCCGCGGCCGCGGTGCAGTA